In Cryomorphaceae bacterium, the following are encoded in one genomic region:
- a CDS encoding sodium:solute symporter family protein — translation MHWIDISIFVFYMIGMLAVGYYFLRRNKTESDYYVSGRNMGPWHIGLSVVATDVGGGFSIGLGGLGFVMGLSGSWMLFTGLLGAWLSAVWLIPKVIHVGREKEFLTFPQMMGHFFNQRVALLAAVISAIGYLGFTSSQLLAGAKLASATVPEISLHTALLVMGFIAVVYTAFGGLKAVIYTDTFQWALLLAGLIFIGIPMAYIAVGGMEAITAVIGSEMLAFSNISPWQLLNWAVTIIPIWFIGMTLYQRIYASRDEKSARKAWYIAGFFEWPVMALMGVALGLLARVAAEQGLFSPLGFATAAGVDPETGLPMLLSTILPVGLMGLMLAAYFSAILSTADSCLMAASGNLQTDILGRWLRKGVTAKSGLYISQAITLVLGAGAVWLAWRMTNVLELMLYSYAFMVSGMFVPVIAALFWRNARPTAAFWSMLAGGSVTLYLITAENNLPGGYQLPQYLDANLFGITASLAVFVGLQWIPQFKSLIISSQNS, via the coding sequence ATGCACTGGATTGACATCAGCATTTTTGTTTTCTACATGATTGGAATGCTGGCGGTGGGCTACTACTTTCTCAGGCGAAACAAAACAGAATCCGATTACTACGTAAGTGGCCGGAATATGGGGCCGTGGCACATAGGCCTTTCGGTGGTTGCCACCGATGTAGGTGGGGGCTTTTCTATCGGGCTGGGCGGGCTCGGTTTTGTGATGGGTTTATCGGGGTCCTGGATGCTTTTTACCGGCTTGCTCGGAGCCTGGCTCAGTGCTGTATGGCTTATCCCTAAAGTGATTCACGTGGGGCGCGAGAAGGAGTTTCTTACCTTCCCTCAAATGATGGGGCATTTTTTCAACCAGCGGGTGGCCTTGCTCGCAGCGGTGATTTCGGCCATCGGCTATCTCGGGTTTACCAGTTCACAACTGCTGGCTGGTGCAAAACTGGCTTCGGCTACCGTGCCTGAAATATCCCTGCATACCGCACTGCTCGTTATGGGCTTTATAGCGGTAGTGTACACGGCATTTGGCGGATTAAAAGCGGTGATTTACACCGATACATTTCAGTGGGCTTTACTGCTCGCCGGCTTGATTTTCATCGGCATTCCTATGGCTTATATTGCTGTTGGCGGAATGGAAGCCATTACAGCCGTGATTGGCAGTGAAATGCTGGCCTTTTCAAATATTTCGCCCTGGCAATTGCTGAACTGGGCAGTAACCATTATTCCCATTTGGTTTATTGGAATGACTTTGTATCAACGTATTTACGCCTCCCGAGATGAAAAATCAGCGCGCAAGGCTTGGTACATAGCCGGTTTTTTTGAGTGGCCCGTCATGGCCCTGATGGGTGTAGCGCTTGGGCTGCTGGCACGCGTGGCCGCTGAACAGGGTTTGTTTTCCCCGCTTGGTTTTGCCACCGCTGCCGGCGTTGATCCCGAAACCGGCCTTCCCATGCTACTGAGCACCATCCTTCCCGTGGGTTTGATGGGACTGATGCTTGCAGCCTATTTCTCAGCCATCCTATCTACAGCCGACAGTTGTTTGATGGCTGCTTCAGGAAATCTGCAAACAGACATATTGGGTCGTTGGCTTCGCAAAGGAGTGACTGCGAAGTCCGGGCTCTATATCTCTCAAGCCATCACGCTTGTGCTTGGTGCCGGCGCGGTATGGCTGGCCTGGCGCATGACCAATGTACTTGAGCTCATGCTCTATTCCTATGCCTTTATGGTAAGCGGCATGTTTGTGCCAGTAATCGCTGCCCTTTTTTGGCGTAATGCGCGACCAACGGCAGCCTTCTGGAGTATGCTGGCCGGTGGGTCAGTTACGCTTTACCTCATTACCGCCGAAAACAATTTGCCGGGTGGTTATCAACTGCCGCAATATCTCGACGCCAATTTATTTGGCATAACAGCTTCACTTGCCGTCTTTGTTGGCTTGCAGTGGATACCACAATTTAAATCGCTCATTATTTCATCCCAAAATTCTTAA
- a CDS encoding Fur family transcriptional regulator gives MKKPRNTIAKRKILELINESASAVSSQDIHAGVGTVCDRATVYRVLGRLVDEGEVHKIIDLDGVVRYAACEQCDDHHHHHDHIHFSCEKCNALTCLEEVVPEFTLPKNYKANSVNFTVSGICEKCA, from the coding sequence ATGAAAAAACCGCGCAATACCATCGCAAAGAGAAAGATACTGGAACTGATCAACGAGTCGGCATCGGCCGTTTCGTCACAGGACATTCATGCTGGTGTGGGCACAGTTTGCGACAGAGCAACTGTTTATCGCGTACTGGGCCGGTTGGTTGACGAGGGAGAAGTACACAAAATAATTGATTTAGATGGTGTTGTACGTTATGCCGCCTGCGAGCAGTGCGACGATCATCACCACCACCACGACCACATTCATTTCAGTTGCGAAAAGTGTAATGCCTTAACCTGTCTGGAAGAAGTAGTACCTGAATTTACCCTGCCCAAAAACTATAAGGCGAACTCTGTAAATTTCACGGTTTCGGGGATTTGCGAGAAGTGCGCTTGA
- a CDS encoding SulP family inorganic anion transporter yields the protein MSSFSKLLSYSKRDIPASIVVFLVALPLCLGIALASGAPLMSGIIAGIVGGILVGALSGSSLSVSGPAAGLTVIVLNAIETLGTFEAFLLAVVLAGLVQIVMGTLKAGIVGLYFPSSVIKGMLAAIGIILIMKQIPHLIGVDTNAFGEMDFIQADVSNNISFLIDSFGHVHLGSAVVGFLALAIMLLWDQPFMKGNKIARMIPSGLVAVASGLMVSYLFKWLAPKYAISSDRLVSLPKLSEMESGWELITFPDFGAFLDPNLYVVTMTIAIIASLETLLSVEAIDKIDPEKRKTPQNRELFAQGIGNTLSGLIGGLPMTAVIVRSSANLEAGAKTKMSAIYHGILLLMAVLVFAPFLNQIPLASLAAILIVVGYKLSKPSLYREQYKVGREQFVPFIVTIVAILFTDLLIGILIGMSVGVYYILRANYKVSHFYNEERSEEDGVMRITIMLSEHVSFLNKANLIVTLEELPENSEVIVDGSRTASIDYDVLELLYDFKESARNKGTRIILRNIPGHTRKT from the coding sequence ATGTCGTCGTTTTCTAAGTTACTTTCTTATTCCAAGAGAGATATACCCGCGAGTATTGTGGTGTTTCTGGTTGCTTTGCCACTCTGTTTGGGAATTGCCCTTGCTTCGGGCGCCCCGTTAATGTCGGGCATTATTGCCGGTATTGTCGGAGGCATTTTGGTAGGTGCTCTGAGCGGTTCCAGCCTGAGCGTGAGTGGGCCGGCGGCCGGGCTTACAGTTATTGTTCTTAACGCCATTGAAACGCTCGGCACTTTCGAAGCCTTTTTGCTTGCGGTGGTGCTTGCAGGCCTGGTGCAGATTGTAATGGGCACGCTTAAGGCAGGAATCGTTGGACTGTATTTCCCTTCTTCTGTGATTAAAGGTATGCTTGCTGCCATTGGTATTATTCTTATCATGAAACAAATTCCTCATCTCATAGGTGTGGATACTAATGCCTTTGGCGAAATGGACTTTATTCAGGCGGATGTAAGCAATAACATCAGCTTTCTTATTGACTCATTCGGTCATGTTCACCTGGGAAGTGCAGTGGTGGGATTTCTTGCGCTTGCAATTATGTTGCTTTGGGATCAGCCTTTTATGAAGGGAAATAAAATTGCCCGGATGATTCCTTCCGGACTGGTGGCCGTGGCCAGTGGTTTGATGGTCAGTTATCTCTTTAAATGGTTAGCTCCGAAGTATGCCATTTCAAGTGATCGCCTGGTGAGCCTCCCGAAATTATCGGAAATGGAATCGGGTTGGGAGCTCATCACTTTTCCCGACTTCGGAGCATTTCTTGACCCAAACCTGTATGTGGTTACCATGACTATTGCCATCATTGCAAGCCTGGAAACACTGCTCAGTGTTGAAGCCATTGATAAAATTGACCCGGAGAAAAGAAAAACCCCACAGAACCGCGAGCTCTTTGCTCAGGGAATTGGAAACACCTTAAGCGGTCTTATTGGTGGCTTACCCATGACAGCGGTAATTGTGAGGAGTTCCGCCAACCTGGAAGCCGGAGCCAAAACCAAAATGTCAGCTATTTATCATGGTATTTTACTCTTAATGGCCGTATTGGTTTTTGCGCCTTTTCTGAATCAAATTCCGCTGGCCTCTTTAGCGGCCATTCTCATCGTTGTGGGTTACAAGCTGAGCAAGCCGTCGCTTTACCGCGAACAGTATAAAGTGGGCCGAGAGCAATTTGTTCCGTTTATAGTAACCATCGTGGCCATCTTGTTTACCGATTTATTAATAGGTATTCTGATAGGCATGTCGGTGGGAGTGTATTACATCCTCAGGGCCAACTATAAGGTGTCTCACTTCTACAATGAAGAACGTTCCGAAGAAGACGGTGTGATGCGCATTACAATCATGCTCAGCGAACATGTTTCATTCCTCAACAAGGCCAACCTGATTGTGACCCTTGAAGAATTACCCGAAAATAGTGAGGTGATTGTTGATGGCTCAAGAACAGCATCCATTGATTACGACGTACTTGAACTTTTGTACGACTTCAAGGAATCGGCCCGAAACAAAGGAACCCGAATCATATTGCGTAATATTCCGGGGCATACGCGTAAAACCTAG
- a CDS encoding alanine/ornithine racemase family PLP-dependent enzyme, whose translation MAFIRLYTDKLKHNYEFLQRLFHKRNIDWGVVSKILCGNELFIQELLKLGIREIHDSRVSNLKLIKKLNPQVQTVYIKPPARRSIPSIVRFADVSFNSELDTIRMLSAEAKKQNKTHKIIIMIEMGDLREGVLGEELLDFYGEVFNLPHIEVSGIGTNLNCLHGVMPSQDKLIQLSLYKQLIEAKFNVKIPWVSGGTSVTVPLLLRNMRPMAVNHFRVGEVLFFGNNLFTNKFIKGMKTDVFKLYAEVIELTEKPMVPIGELGQNVAGHAFEVEEENIGKTHFRAIVDIGLLDVQTEYLVPEDKHLVIAEASSDMLVLDLGKTRRNYKVGDLISFRLQYMAVLRLMNSDYIEKQVQ comes from the coding sequence ATGGCCTTTATCAGACTCTATACAGACAAGCTCAAACACAATTATGAATTCCTTCAACGTCTCTTCCACAAGCGGAATATTGATTGGGGGGTGGTTTCCAAAATACTCTGTGGTAATGAGTTGTTTATTCAGGAATTGCTGAAATTGGGAATCCGCGAAATACACGATTCGCGTGTAAGTAACCTCAAGCTCATCAAAAAGCTGAATCCGCAAGTGCAAACGGTTTATATCAAGCCTCCTGCGCGCCGCAGTATTCCAAGCATTGTTCGTTTTGCAGACGTGAGTTTTAATTCAGAGCTAGACACCATCCGCATGCTTTCGGCTGAAGCCAAAAAGCAAAATAAGACGCACAAAATCATCATTATGATTGAAATGGGCGATCTTCGTGAAGGAGTACTGGGCGAAGAGCTGCTTGACTTTTACGGTGAGGTGTTCAATCTGCCCCATATTGAAGTGAGCGGTATTGGAACCAACCTGAATTGTTTGCACGGCGTGATGCCCTCGCAAGACAAACTCATTCAACTCAGCCTTTACAAACAGCTCATTGAAGCCAAATTTAACGTTAAAATTCCTTGGGTATCAGGTGGTACTTCTGTAACAGTTCCGCTGCTGCTCAGGAATATGCGCCCCATGGCAGTGAACCATTTTCGGGTGGGTGAGGTACTGTTTTTTGGGAATAACCTCTTTACCAACAAATTTATCAAGGGTATGAAAACGGATGTATTCAAACTCTACGCAGAAGTAATAGAACTCACCGAAAAACCCATGGTGCCTATCGGCGAGCTGGGGCAGAATGTAGCGGGCCATGCTTTTGAGGTAGAGGAGGAGAACATCGGCAAAACCCACTTCAGGGCCATTGTGGATATCGGTTTACTTGACGTGCAAACTGAGTATCTTGTGCCTGAAGACAAGCATCTTGTAATTGCAGAAGCAAGTTCAGATATGCTGGTTCTTGATCTTGGAAAAACGCGACGAAATTACAAAGTGGGCGATCTCATTTCGTTCAGATTGCAATACATGGCCGTGTTGCGCCTGATGAACTCTGACTACATCGAAAAGCAGGTGCAGTAA
- a CDS encoding amidohydrolase: MPPPEILHCMLSRKTRPYTCTAKWALPTNTSKCATRNNMSIPFNIATEELKKLRREVLHRHPELSGKEKETARRIAAFLQNHHPYEIHQNIGGHGLMAIYQGAQAGPTVVIRCELDALPIAETIDLPHASQHEGVAHKCGHDGHMSMVAGLAPLLHDNPLQKGKVVLLFQPAEETGQGARRVANDEVFKKLNPDWIFAVHNLPGFPVNQVVYREGAFNPAVNSLIVKYTGHTSHAAEPEKGLNPALAMAELLQKLITWNEGDSESATFTVIAPVHQLLGDKAYGTSAGYGESHFTLRSDTAEKMRELEQRAEELARNIGNKHELKTEISWTESFEAGYNHPDAVAHIAKAAQQLGLNTHEVPRPFRWGEDFGHFTQHYRGAMFCLGAGNNHPSLHHPHYDFNDDLLEPGVAVFYKIIRNILHV, from the coding sequence ATGCCTCCCCCGGAAATATTGCATTGCATGTTGAGCCGGAAAACCCGGCCGTACACCTGTACCGCAAAATGGGCTTTACCAACAAATACCTCGAAATGCGCTACCAGAAATAACATGTCCATACCTTTCAACATAGCAACAGAAGAACTCAAAAAGCTTCGTCGCGAAGTGCTGCATCGCCACCCCGAGCTCTCCGGAAAAGAGAAAGAAACAGCCAGGCGCATTGCAGCTTTTCTGCAAAACCACCATCCTTACGAAATCCATCAAAACATTGGAGGCCATGGGTTAATGGCCATCTATCAAGGAGCACAAGCCGGTCCTACTGTGGTCATTCGCTGCGAACTGGATGCACTGCCCATTGCCGAGACCATTGATTTGCCACATGCTTCGCAGCATGAAGGTGTAGCTCACAAATGCGGGCACGACGGACATATGAGCATGGTAGCCGGATTGGCCCCGCTGCTGCACGATAATCCCCTCCAGAAAGGTAAAGTGGTGTTGCTTTTTCAGCCGGCTGAGGAAACCGGGCAGGGTGCCCGTCGGGTAGCCAATGATGAGGTGTTCAAGAAACTGAATCCCGATTGGATTTTCGCCGTGCACAACCTGCCGGGGTTTCCCGTCAATCAGGTGGTTTATCGCGAAGGTGCATTCAATCCTGCGGTGAACAGCCTCATTGTGAAATATACCGGCCATACCTCGCACGCTGCCGAGCCGGAGAAAGGCCTAAACCCCGCACTCGCCATGGCAGAACTGCTGCAGAAATTGATTACCTGGAATGAAGGTGACTCCGAAAGTGCCACATTCACGGTGATAGCTCCGGTGCACCAGCTACTGGGGGATAAAGCCTATGGAACCTCTGCCGGTTACGGCGAAAGTCATTTCACCTTGCGTTCAGATACTGCCGAAAAGATGCGGGAACTTGAACAACGCGCCGAAGAGCTCGCCCGGAACATTGGCAACAAGCACGAATTGAAGACAGAAATTTCGTGGACGGAATCTTTTGAGGCGGGATACAATCACCCGGACGCTGTGGCCCACATTGCAAAAGCAGCCCAACAATTGGGGCTTAACACCCACGAAGTTCCGCGGCCGTTTAGGTGGGGAGAGGATTTTGGGCATTTTACCCAGCACTATCGAGGCGCCATGTTTTGCCTGGGAGCGGGGAACAATCATCCGTCGCTGCACCATCCGCACTACGACTTTAACGATGACTTACTGGAACCGGGAGTCGCTGTGTTTTACAAGATAATCAGAAATATACTGCATGTTTGA
- a CDS encoding SpoIID/LytB domain-containing protein — protein MNRAKAPPVRNNFEHMIRFLLFLLAMCHISLSAEVLDIGIYRTDKIKQAVVAPSIGSYEVFGDGKKLTDVYPNDGIRLYETGGKVGVRSIQNDYGSFAKVVFVRKNWGNVFRIRPTQPAVREGKYNDNLVVTISAGYLKLINRVYLEHYVGGVVEAESGSKQNIEYYKLQSIVCRTYALNNLRRHEDEGFHLCDQVHCQVYHGTSRFTELIPEAVSATKGQVMVDSNIDLVTAAFHSNCGGQTIPAEHVWSKPVPYLQSVRDTFCLEGKHARWETRIPRQKWVQYMRTRHGVGRMGGHGSLDFNGADQREVYYASSDSEIHLKEIRKDWNLKSTYFRIEEDQQDVLIRGRGFGHGVGMCQEGAMRMSEIGYTHTDIIHFYYKDVHIIDLSVLDFFREH, from the coding sequence ATGAATCGGGCGAAGGCACCGCCGGTGCGGAATAATTTTGAACATATGATTCGCTTCCTGCTGTTTTTGCTTGCCATGTGTCATATCTCGCTGAGCGCGGAGGTGTTGGATATAGGCATTTACCGAACCGACAAAATAAAACAGGCCGTGGTTGCCCCCTCCATCGGAAGTTATGAAGTGTTTGGCGATGGAAAAAAATTGACGGATGTATACCCCAACGACGGCATTCGGTTGTATGAAACAGGAGGGAAGGTAGGAGTGCGGTCCATTCAGAACGACTATGGAAGTTTTGCCAAAGTAGTATTTGTTCGGAAAAACTGGGGCAATGTGTTTAGAATAAGGCCAACTCAACCGGCAGTTCGCGAAGGCAAATACAACGACAACCTCGTGGTGACGATTTCTGCCGGTTACCTGAAGCTCATCAACAGGGTATATCTGGAACACTATGTAGGTGGCGTGGTTGAAGCCGAATCAGGCTCCAAGCAGAACATTGAATACTACAAACTGCAGAGCATTGTGTGTCGCACCTATGCGCTCAACAATCTTCGCCGGCATGAAGACGAAGGTTTTCATCTCTGCGACCAGGTGCATTGCCAGGTCTATCATGGAACCAGCCGATTTACAGAGCTCATTCCTGAAGCTGTGAGCGCCACCAAAGGACAGGTGATGGTTGACAGCAATATAGATTTGGTAACGGCCGCTTTTCACAGCAACTGCGGAGGGCAGACCATTCCGGCCGAGCACGTTTGGAGCAAGCCGGTGCCTTACCTGCAAAGTGTGCGCGATACTTTTTGCCTGGAAGGGAAACATGCACGTTGGGAAACCCGGATACCGCGCCAAAAATGGGTGCAATACATGCGCACGCGTCATGGAGTGGGGCGGATGGGCGGACACGGATCACTCGATTTTAATGGTGCCGATCAGCGTGAAGTGTACTACGCAAGCAGTGATTCAGAAATTCACCTGAAGGAAATCAGAAAAGACTGGAATTTGAAATCCACCTATTTCCGCATTGAGGAAGACCAGCAGGACGTACTCATCAGAGGAAGAGGCTTTGGTCATGGGGTGGGAATGTGTCAGGAGGGAGCCATGCGCATGTCAGAAATAGGTTATACGCACACCGATATCATCCACTTTTATTACAAGGATGTGCACATCATTGACTTGTCTGTTCTGGACTTTTTCCGCGAACATTAA
- the alr gene encoding alanine racemase encodes MFEPSYIELSQKALLNNLRFLRKRVGPDVRISSVVKGNAYGHGIESFVPMLCAAGVDHFSVFSASEAERVRQACSCRHDIMIMGEVDGEALDWAISEDIEFFVFDKHRLERAIEIAQNQNRCARIHIELETGMNRTGFEKSELEWVADMLRKHSEHLHFRGLCTHYAGAESIANYLRIQRQMKRYREGLIFFKSQGLIPDIKHTCCSAAMMMFPRNRYDMVRVGIMQYGFWPSAEIFVKYVMGRKNRQDPLKRVISWKSHVMAIKDVSPGEFIGYGQSYQARENMRTAVIPVGYSHGYTRELSNQGRLLIRGCRVGVVGIVNMNMLLVDITEVPDAEVGDEAVLIGYQGDMEITVASFGELTNQLNYELLTRLPHHLPRKPTE; translated from the coding sequence ATGTTTGAACCATCCTATATCGAATTGAGCCAAAAGGCACTGCTCAACAACCTGCGTTTTTTGAGAAAAAGGGTTGGTCCCGATGTGCGTATTTCATCAGTGGTAAAGGGTAATGCCTATGGTCATGGCATTGAATCTTTTGTGCCCATGCTTTGCGCAGCCGGCGTAGATCATTTCTCGGTGTTCAGCGCCAGCGAAGCCGAGCGCGTGCGCCAAGCCTGCTCTTGCCGTCACGATATCATGATTATGGGTGAAGTGGACGGAGAAGCTTTGGATTGGGCCATATCCGAAGACATCGAGTTCTTTGTATTCGACAAACACCGTTTGGAACGGGCCATCGAAATTGCCCAAAATCAAAACCGCTGTGCCCGCATACATATTGAACTCGAAACAGGAATGAACCGCACCGGTTTTGAAAAATCAGAACTGGAGTGGGTGGCCGATATGCTCAGAAAACATTCGGAACATCTTCATTTCCGGGGTTTGTGTACCCATTACGCTGGTGCCGAAAGCATCGCCAACTATCTCCGTATCCAACGTCAAATGAAACGCTATCGCGAAGGGCTGATTTTTTTCAAATCCCAAGGACTTATTCCCGATATCAAACACACCTGCTGTTCTGCCGCCATGATGATGTTTCCGCGCAACCGCTATGATATGGTGAGGGTGGGTATCATGCAGTATGGTTTTTGGCCCAGTGCCGAAATTTTCGTGAAGTACGTGATGGGACGGAAAAACCGACAGGACCCCTTAAAGCGTGTTATTTCATGGAAAAGCCACGTCATGGCCATTAAAGACGTATCGCCGGGCGAATTCATAGGCTACGGTCAAAGCTACCAGGCACGCGAAAACATGCGAACGGCTGTGATTCCGGTGGGCTACTCTCATGGCTACACCCGTGAATTGAGTAACCAGGGACGTTTGCTGATTCGTGGCTGCAGGGTGGGCGTTGTCGGCATCGTGAACATGAACATGTTGCTGGTGGACATCACCGAAGTTCCTGACGCGGAAGTGGGTGATGAAGCAGTGCTCATTGGATACCAGGGAGATATGGAGATTACCGTTGCATCCTTCGGTGAACTCACCAATCAACTGAACTACGAGCTCCTTACGAGACTCCCTCATCACTTACCAAGAAAACCAACAGAATAA
- a CDS encoding aminotransferase class V-fold PLP-dependent enzyme, which yields MNHYFDTAASGLVPKKYLKAQQQFMNGLSTQASGTLQGWYSDKMDELRYMAAEFLGANHNEIAFLPNFSYGLFALIQSLPADSKVLMLHEDYPSVFDPFKLSGFAVHRHKSAQKLHFSEEEIMVALMDKKANILAISHVQWLSGYCADINGLCAFCRERGILTIVDATQSMGAIPLSLNESGADVIMASNYKWMNAGYGTGLMAARRDFLERYPPKIRGNHSRMLQGEKWTDNASILGYEPGHLNVPGLILLECALEDRLATGVASIQAHNMRLTKQLIEGLNQADDILIGPVNMNRRSSIIGLRGGAELHEQLTRQGFVLSLRHGVVRLSLHYHNHPEEVDALVSLLNNFPKQTH from the coding sequence ATGAACCACTATTTTGATACCGCTGCCTCGGGACTTGTACCCAAAAAATACCTGAAAGCACAACAACAGTTTATGAATGGCCTTTCTACCCAAGCGAGTGGCACGCTGCAAGGCTGGTATAGCGACAAAATGGATGAACTGCGCTACATGGCCGCTGAATTTCTGGGTGCCAACCACAACGAAATCGCGTTTCTGCCCAACTTCTCCTATGGTCTGTTTGCGCTGATTCAATCGCTGCCTGCAGACAGTAAAGTGCTGATGCTCCACGAGGACTATCCTTCGGTATTTGACCCTTTTAAACTTTCGGGTTTTGCGGTACACAGGCACAAAAGCGCCCAAAAGCTGCACTTCAGCGAAGAGGAAATCATGGTTGCACTGATGGATAAAAAGGCCAATATATTAGCTATCAGTCACGTGCAATGGCTTAGTGGTTATTGTGCGGATATCAATGGGCTTTGCGCTTTTTGCCGGGAGCGGGGTATTCTTACCATTGTTGACGCCACACAAAGCATGGGAGCCATTCCGCTTTCGCTGAATGAATCGGGTGCCGACGTGATTATGGCCAGCAACTACAAATGGATGAATGCCGGGTACGGTACAGGATTGATGGCAGCGCGCCGCGATTTTCTGGAGCGGTATCCACCCAAAATCCGGGGCAATCATAGCAGGATGCTGCAGGGTGAAAAGTGGACCGATAATGCTTCCATTTTGGGTTATGAGCCCGGGCACCTCAATGTTCCCGGTTTGATTTTGCTGGAATGCGCGTTGGAAGACCGGCTGGCCACAGGGGTAGCAAGCATTCAAGCTCACAACATGCGTTTAACCAAACAACTTATTGAAGGTTTGAACCAAGCTGACGACATCCTGATTGGGCCTGTAAACATGAACCGACGCAGCAGCATTATAGGTTTAAGGGGCGGTGCTGAATTGCACGAACAACTCACCCGTCAGGGATTTGTATTGTCGCTCCGACACGGAGTGGTAAGGCTCAGTTTGCACTACCACAACCACCCCGAAGAAGTGGATGCTTTGGTTTCCTTATTGAACAACTTTCCCAAGCAGACTCACTAG
- a CDS encoding 2OG-Fe(II) oxygenase, with product MLNDHHLDQLAQQHYLRLDGFFPVELYSALRKKARALVENDEMERAGIGSGAQFEMNKRIRGDEVFWLNRQDEDPVIQHFWKWIQDLSDQLNRAFFLGIRDAEFHFAHYPKGAYYRPHFDQFKDRNNRLISFILYMNDQWQSGHGGELVIHNKSEKIVVEPLGNRVAMFRSDAVLHEVLEAHQPRLSLTGWFTSQPLGLGFLT from the coding sequence ATGCTGAACGACCACCACCTCGACCAACTGGCACAACAGCACTATTTGCGGCTCGATGGGTTTTTTCCGGTTGAATTGTACAGCGCTTTACGAAAAAAGGCCCGTGCGCTGGTTGAGAACGATGAAATGGAGCGCGCGGGAATTGGCAGTGGCGCGCAGTTTGAAATGAACAAACGCATTCGGGGCGACGAAGTTTTTTGGCTCAACAGGCAGGACGAAGACCCGGTCATTCAGCATTTTTGGAAGTGGATTCAAGACTTGTCTGATCAGCTGAACCGGGCCTTTTTTCTTGGAATCAGAGACGCAGAATTTCACTTTGCCCATTACCCGAAAGGCGCGTATTACCGTCCGCATTTCGATCAGTTCAAAGACCGCAACAATCGGCTCATTTCGTTTATTCTGTATATGAACGACCAATGGCAATCCGGCCACGGAGGTGAGCTGGTTATTCATAACAAGTCGGAGAAAATTGTTGTTGAACCGCTGGGAAACCGGGTGGCCATGTTCAGAAGTGATGCGGTGCTGCACGAAGTGCTGGAAGCCCACCAACCCCGATTGAGTCTCACAGGCTGGTTTACCAGTCAACCTTTGGGACTGGGGTTTCTCACATAA
- a CDS encoding N-acetyltransferase: MSLQYHLIHGHVGPHPVFNNSRIADFLFTHLDQFGDKSQDIMKCLDYVFNPARGGRVLLAVENNEIVGAVVVNNTGMSGYIPENILVFIAVHQSQRGKGVGKELMKRAINASPGNIALHVEPENPAVHLYRKMGFTNKYLEMRYQK; encoded by the coding sequence ATGAGTTTACAATATCACTTGATTCACGGCCATGTTGGACCCCATCCGGTATTCAACAACAGTCGCATTGCCGATTTTCTGTTTACCCACCTCGACCAGTTTGGCGATAAAAGTCAAGACATCATGAAATGCCTCGATTACGTATTCAATCCTGCCCGTGGCGGACGTGTGCTTCTGGCTGTTGAAAACAATGAGATTGTGGGTGCTGTGGTCGTCAACAACACCGGAATGTCGGGATACATCCCCGAAAACATACTGGTTTTCATCGCTGTGCACCAAAGCCAGCGCGGAAAGGGAGTGGGCAAGGAGTTGATGAAGAGAGCCATCAATGCCTCCCCCGGAAATATTGCATTGCATGTTGAGCCGGAAAACCCGGCCGTACACCTGTACCGCAAAATGGGCTTTACCAACAAATACCTCGAAATGCGCTACCAGAAATAA